A stretch of Gemmatimonadota bacterium DNA encodes these proteins:
- a CDS encoding arylsulfatase, translated as MKPSQPNVILIITDDQGYGDLGCHGNPVARTPNLDSLHGESIRLMDFHVAPMCTPTRGQLLSGLDAARNGAVNVSSGRSLLRPDLPTMADIFRSNGYRTGVFGKWHLGDNYPYRPQDRGFEESLWFPSSHISSVPDYWENDYFDDVYCHNGSRVRQEGYCTEVFFEAAKAWMQARIAASEPFFTFLPTNAPHAPLFVPAEDREAIEAAFAEDEHQLPALPENLRANIIRFLAMIRNLDTQVGALRRFLQEQDVDRNTILIFMTDNGSTFGSVYYNAGMRGKKCELWEGGHRVPFFLHWPNGDLGEPREIEGLTQAQDILPTLIEFCGLEPPAELRLDGISLSPVFRGAEQVPEDRMLTVNYSRMPGELDYPTPDSPSFIRREGAAVLWKRWRLLEGTALYDLDSDPEQNLDVADQHPDIVRQMRDYLNAWWREVEPVANQVQRITIGSEAENPMTLSACEWRDVFVDQQRQVRTAVRKNSYWHLMVEAAGKYTFELRRWPRESGLKLREACQAAQLTDGELEAGIALPIARARVLIGGRFYTRPAEPDDQGVVFTVDLEPGPTLLHTWFDDERNQPICGAYYVYVARQ; from the coding sequence ATGAAACCCTCACAACCCAATGTGATTTTGATCATTACCGACGACCAGGGGTATGGCGATCTGGGCTGTCACGGCAATCCCGTTGCCCGAACGCCGAATCTGGACAGCTTGCACGGAGAAAGTATTCGGCTGATGGATTTTCACGTTGCGCCCATGTGTACGCCTACTCGCGGCCAATTGCTGAGCGGACTTGATGCGGCACGCAATGGCGCTGTAAACGTGAGTAGCGGACGCTCGCTTCTGAGACCAGATTTGCCGACCATGGCCGATATTTTTCGGTCGAACGGTTATCGAACTGGTGTGTTTGGCAAATGGCATCTGGGCGACAACTATCCGTACCGTCCTCAGGACCGCGGTTTTGAGGAAAGTCTCTGGTTTCCATCCTCTCATATCAGTTCTGTGCCCGACTACTGGGAGAACGATTACTTCGACGATGTATATTGTCACAATGGATCTCGCGTGCGACAGGAAGGATACTGTACGGAGGTCTTTTTCGAAGCGGCAAAAGCGTGGATGCAAGCACGGATCGCGGCTTCAGAACCCTTTTTCACTTTCCTGCCGACCAATGCCCCACACGCCCCACTTTTTGTGCCTGCCGAAGATCGCGAGGCCATTGAGGCGGCATTTGCAGAGGATGAACACCAGTTGCCTGCACTTCCCGAAAATTTGCGAGCGAATATCATTCGCTTTCTCGCTATGATTCGAAATTTGGATACTCAGGTCGGTGCGCTTCGGCGCTTTCTGCAAGAACAGGATGTAGATAGGAATACAATCCTGATTTTTATGACTGATAATGGCAGTACTTTTGGTTCTGTCTATTACAATGCCGGGATGCGGGGTAAAAAGTGTGAGCTTTGGGAAGGTGGGCACCGGGTACCGTTTTTCTTACATTGGCCAAATGGTGATCTGGGCGAACCCCGGGAGATTGAGGGACTGACTCAGGCGCAGGATATTTTGCCGACTTTGATCGAGTTTTGTGGGCTGGAACCGCCGGCCGAATTGCGTTTGGATGGGATTAGCCTATCTCCGGTTTTTCGGGGTGCGGAGCAGGTGCCGGAAGATCGCATGTTGACGGTGAATTACAGCCGTATGCCCGGGGAGCTGGACTACCCGACACCCGACAGCCCTTCGTTCATAAGACGCGAGGGTGCTGCTGTGCTCTGGAAACGGTGGCGCTTGCTTGAAGGAACGGCACTGTATGATTTGGATAGCGACCCCGAACAGAATCTCGACGTTGCCGATCAGCACCCTGATATTGTCCGGCAGATGCGGGATTACCTAAATGCCTGGTGGCGTGAAGTGGAACCGGTCGCCAATCAAGTGCAGCGGATTACCATCGGCAGTGAGGCCGAGAATCCGATGACGCTATCGGCCTGCGAGTGGAGGGATGTCTTTGTGGATCAGCAGCGGCAGGTGAGGACGGCCGTGCGGAAGAACAGTTACTGGCACCTGATGGTTGAAGCCGCTGGCAAGTACACTTTTGAATTGCGGCGCTGGCCGAGAGAGAGCGGCCTCAAGCTGAGAGAGGCTTGCCAGGCGGCTCAATTGACCGACGGTGAATTGGAAGCGGGAATTGCGCTGCCGATTGCCAGAGCGCGTGTGCTGATCGGTGGACGCTTTTACACCAGGCCCGCTGAGCCAGACGACCAGGGTGTTGTGTTTACCGTGGATCTGGAGCCGGGTCCCACGCTTTTGCACACCTGGTTCGACGACGAGCGCAACCAGCCCATCTGCGGCGCCTACTATGTTTATGTTGCACGTCAATGA
- a CDS encoding glycoside hydrolase family 127 protein, with protein sequence MGKRIQPQGIVNNAESPHVVLKSINIGDCQWTDGFWADKYRLCEEVMVPYMGTLLKGDIGHGYNNFKIAAGLKEGEHKGHWWHDGDFYKWMESAMYVYGVNKDEKIVEELDEIIEIIGKAQEDDGYLSTHVTINGFDRFSNRQYHELYNSGHLLTSACIHYRVTGKTNFLDIAVKHADYLYGVFQPRPKELARFGFNPSQIMGLVELYRTARDARYLELAEIFVNMRGDGPVQAPTVNPRFEGDMCQDRVPIREETEAVGHAVLAMYLYAGVADVYAETGEQALIDALERLWANVTDKKMYVTGAVGQAHHGASSRVDFVHEAFIDEYMMPNSTAYNETCANIGNAMFNWRMLSLKGESKYADVVELVLYNSALSGISSDGMHYFYANPLRMNHEGRDYSRTPTETAVRLPYIKCFCCPPNIVRTIARSSGWAYSLTENGVAVVLYGGNKMDAQMLDGSKIRLKQDSQYPWDGAVKITIEECKDKPFEMLLRIPEWAVGTRITINGRDAGVEAVPGTFARIELAWKAGDVVALEMPMDITLIEGHPRIEETRNQAAIKRGPVVYCIESPDLPENTDILDVYLPISLDLKAEYQPEFLGGLTTISGNVVLRRDKKEGMYRTLVKPEWKTIQTQFVPYYSWCNRGQSEMTVWMPIVWK encoded by the coding sequence ATGGGAAAGCGAATCCAACCGCAGGGCATCGTCAATAACGCGGAAAGCCCACATGTTGTGCTCAAGAGTATCAACATTGGCGACTGCCAGTGGACGGATGGATTTTGGGCGGACAAATATCGGTTATGTGAAGAGGTGATGGTGCCCTATATGGGCACGTTGCTCAAAGGCGATATCGGGCATGGCTACAATAATTTTAAAATTGCTGCTGGTCTCAAGGAAGGCGAGCATAAGGGCCACTGGTGGCACGATGGCGATTTCTACAAGTGGATGGAGTCCGCCATGTATGTCTATGGGGTCAATAAGGATGAGAAGATTGTTGAGGAACTGGATGAGATTATCGAGATCATCGGAAAGGCTCAGGAAGACGATGGCTATCTATCGACCCACGTTACCATCAATGGGTTCGATCGGTTTTCCAATCGCCAGTACCACGAACTTTACAACAGTGGTCATTTGTTGACCAGTGCATGTATTCATTATCGCGTAACTGGGAAAACCAACTTCCTGGATATCGCTGTTAAACATGCAGACTATCTGTATGGGGTTTTTCAACCCCGTCCAAAGGAACTGGCGCGTTTTGGTTTTAATCCCTCTCAGATTATGGGATTGGTAGAGCTTTATCGAACGGCCAGAGATGCGCGTTATCTCGAGCTGGCCGAGATATTTGTCAACATGAGGGGAGACGGTCCCGTGCAGGCTCCGACTGTCAACCCGAGGTTCGAAGGCGATATGTGTCAGGATCGGGTTCCTATTCGCGAGGAGACGGAGGCCGTTGGTCACGCAGTTCTGGCTATGTACCTCTATGCTGGCGTTGCGGATGTGTATGCAGAAACTGGAGAGCAGGCCCTGATAGACGCTCTTGAGCGGCTGTGGGCAAATGTGACCGATAAGAAGATGTATGTAACAGGCGCTGTCGGACAGGCGCATCACGGCGCATCTTCTCGGGTGGATTTTGTCCATGAAGCATTTATTGACGAATATATGATGCCCAATTCGACGGCTTATAATGAGACGTGTGCGAATATCGGCAATGCCATGTTCAACTGGCGTATGCTGAGTTTGAAGGGCGAAAGCAAATATGCCGATGTTGTGGAATTGGTTTTATATAACAGTGCGCTTTCTGGCATCAGCAGTGATGGCATGCACTATTTCTACGCCAACCCGCTTCGTATGAACCATGAAGGGCGTGATTATTCAAGGACGCCTACGGAGACGGCTGTTCGGTTGCCCTATATCAAGTGTTTTTGCTGTCCGCCCAATATTGTCCGAACCATTGCCAGGTCGTCTGGATGGGCATACAGCCTGACGGAGAACGGTGTTGCGGTCGTTCTGTACGGGGGGAATAAAATGGATGCCCAGATGCTGGACGGATCGAAGATCAGGCTGAAACAGGATTCCCAGTATCCGTGGGATGGCGCAGTGAAAATCACGATAGAGGAATGCAAGGACAAGCCCTTTGAAATGCTGCTGCGCATTCCCGAATGGGCGGTAGGCACCAGAATTACGATCAACGGGAGAGATGCTGGTGTTGAAGCGGTACCTGGAACTTTTGCCAGAATTGAACTTGCCTGGAAAGCGGGTGATGTTGTTGCACTGGAAATGCCGATGGATATTACTCTGATTGAAGGCCATCCACGTATTGAAGAAACCCGCAATCAGGCAGCGATTAAACGTGGCCCTGTGGTGTACTGCATTGAATCGCCCGACCTTCCGGAAAACACGGATATTCTGGACGTGTATCTGCCGATCTCTTTAGACTTAAAAGCAGAATACCAGCCGGAATTTCTGGGCGGTCTGACGACGATAAGCGGCAATGTTGTCTTGCGCAGAGATAAAAAAGAAGGCATGTATCGGACGCTGGTCAAACCAGAGTGGAAAACCATTCAAACCCAATTCGTTCCCTATTATTCATGGTGCAATCGGGGGCAAAGTGAAATGACGGTTTGGATGCCCATTGTGTGGAAGTAG
- a CDS encoding sulfatase-like hydrolase/transferase: MKERESSGLHPSSPNVLFIMTDQHRKAALGCYGDPVIQTPNIDRLAADGVLCEQCWTQHPICMPARASIFTGRYPQAHGVRHCGVDLPLDEITMAQTFMEQGYRTGGAGKFHFQCHFDRPPFVHTIPRMDTWSEPYYGFQEFHIGDDGRRGEQAYWIKENYPEHAGKPDHEIPLELHNSTWSADHTIRFIQDCHQSGDPFFAFCSFVDPHHSYNPPSPYREMYNEADMPAPIRREGELDDKPEPVRKRALARSKQNENVAAARTQYYGEVTLIDDSVGRILKTLDDLGIRENTIIVFTSDHGDLLGDHFDWYKGFVHYEQSASVPMIYNWGSRLQQGKRLGNIVQSIDIFPTLSDLAGVILPSGVQGRSQVSALTTESTATGYDAAFIDSYVDGIENPDIAQTGVPQEPSVCTLRSLKWRYSYYVGKGYGELYDLESDPNEFVNLWDDAGREQVKRQLKDELMERIIKARDPLPVRTHPY, translated from the coding sequence TTGAAAGAACGCGAATCATCGGGCCTGCACCCTTCCAGCCCCAATGTATTGTTCATTATGACTGATCAGCATCGCAAGGCTGCGCTTGGTTGTTACGGTGATCCGGTTATTCAAACGCCGAATATTGACCGTCTGGCGGCGGACGGTGTGTTGTGTGAGCAGTGCTGGACCCAGCACCCGATCTGTATGCCAGCCCGGGCGTCGATCTTTACGGGTCGGTACCCACAGGCACATGGGGTGCGACATTGCGGTGTGGATCTGCCGCTGGATGAAATCACCATGGCGCAGACTTTTATGGAGCAGGGCTATCGGACGGGAGGCGCAGGGAAATTTCATTTTCAGTGTCACTTTGACCGGCCGCCTTTTGTGCATACGATACCTCGTATGGATACGTGGTCTGAGCCTTATTATGGATTTCAGGAATTTCATATTGGGGACGATGGTCGCCGTGGCGAACAAGCGTATTGGATCAAGGAAAATTATCCAGAACACGCTGGCAAGCCGGATCATGAAATTCCGTTGGAATTGCACAATAGTACCTGGTCGGCAGACCATACCATCCGGTTTATTCAGGACTGCCACCAGAGCGGTGATCCATTCTTTGCGTTTTGCTCTTTTGTCGATCCGCATCACAGTTACAATCCACCTTCGCCTTATCGGGAGATGTACAATGAGGCTGATATGCCCGCGCCCATTCGCCGAGAAGGTGAATTGGATGACAAACCGGAACCTGTTCGCAAACGCGCGCTGGCCCGTAGCAAGCAAAATGAGAACGTGGCTGCCGCTCGGACCCAGTATTACGGTGAGGTTACATTGATCGATGACTCGGTGGGGCGTATTCTCAAAACGCTTGATGACCTGGGAATCCGGGAAAATACGATTATCGTCTTCACCTCAGATCACGGCGACCTGCTCGGCGATCATTTCGACTGGTACAAAGGCTTTGTGCATTATGAGCAAAGTGCCAGTGTGCCGATGATTTACAACTGGGGTTCTCGTTTGCAGCAAGGTAAGCGGTTGGGCAATATTGTGCAGTCCATAGATATCTTTCCGACACTATCTGACCTGGCCGGTGTAATACTACCGTCTGGTGTGCAGGGACGATCCCAGGTGTCTGCGCTGACTACCGAGAGCACCGCTACCGGGTACGATGCGGCTTTTATCGATTCGTATGTCGATGGGATAGAGAATCCGGATATTGCCCAGACCGGCGTCCCGCAAGAACCCAGTGTATGTACACTTCGGTCGCTGAAATGGCGCTACAGCTACTACGTTGGGAAGGGGTATGGCGAATTGTACGATCTCGAATCTGACCCCAACGAATTTGTCAATCTGTGGGATGATGCTGGCAGGGAGCAGGTCAAGCGCCAGTTGAAAGACGAACTGATGGAACGCATCATCAAAGCGCGCGATCCTCTGCCAGTGCGGACGCATCCGTATTGA
- a CDS encoding family 43 glycosylhydrolase produces MEIPVNDEKNKGAAFFPYVMPRERPDLPLSRAMDRLFANYSEPSTWWNELYSQFRYTELEGLDYRGGDGRLTRHDPSKVIKADGKYYVWYTRRSTDAPPQGPGRGAESIPSTDWDLSEIWYATSEDGFVWEEQGVAVPRPAKPHPGWRSVSTPDILVWKGRYYLYYQSFLEMSGTRGDDCPVSISYADSPNGPWTPTQEVVIPNGPKGSWDQFSIHDPYPLVYKGRIYLYYKSDMNAAQKQNIRLQGLAIADDPLGPFEKCPLNPVLNSGHETGLFPFKGGIAALAIRHGNEHNTIQFAPDGINFEIASTVSLMPIAPGPYVPDAFTNTDNGRGITWGLCHFTGVGKHSILARFDCDLSQDYDAPNMRQTEHWWPPEYYYKSGLGEAMRREREQMAREDLKKT; encoded by the coding sequence ATGGAGATACCTGTGAACGATGAGAAGAACAAAGGCGCGGCGTTTTTTCCGTACGTCATGCCAAGAGAAAGACCGGATCTGCCTTTGAGCCGCGCGATGGACCGGCTCTTTGCGAACTACAGTGAGCCTTCTACATGGTGGAATGAGTTGTATTCCCAGTTTCGGTACACGGAGCTTGAAGGGCTGGATTACCGGGGAGGAGATGGCAGGCTTACGAGGCATGACCCGAGCAAGGTAATCAAAGCCGACGGCAAGTATTACGTATGGTACACGCGGCGAAGTACGGATGCGCCTCCGCAGGGTCCGGGACGAGGTGCGGAATCGATTCCATCGACTGACTGGGATCTGTCAGAGATCTGGTATGCTACGAGTGAAGATGGTTTTGTGTGGGAAGAACAGGGCGTTGCGGTGCCACGACCTGCCAAACCGCACCCCGGATGGCGGTCTGTTTCCACGCCCGACATTCTCGTTTGGAAGGGCAGATATTATCTCTACTATCAGAGCTTTCTGGAGATGTCGGGTACGCGTGGCGATGATTGTCCTGTGTCGATCTCCTATGCGGATTCGCCGAATGGGCCCTGGACACCGACACAGGAGGTCGTGATTCCCAATGGCCCAAAAGGGTCCTGGGATCAGTTCTCTATTCACGACCCCTATCCACTGGTGTACAAAGGTCGAATCTACCTGTACTATAAATCGGATATGAACGCAGCACAGAAGCAAAACATCCGGTTACAGGGATTGGCCATTGCCGACGATCCGCTGGGACCCTTTGAAAAATGTCCGCTCAATCCCGTGTTGAATTCGGGACATGAAACGGGTCTGTTTCCCTTCAAGGGAGGAATTGCCGCGCTTGCGATTCGACATGGGAATGAGCACAATACGATTCAGTTTGCCCCAGATGGAATCAATTTCGAGATTGCTTCTACCGTCAGCCTGATGCCCATCGCCCCGGGGCCTTATGTGCCGGATGCGTTTACCAATACCGATAACGGACGTGGGATCACGTGGGGGCTTTGTCACTTTACAGGCGTTGGGAAGCACAGTATTCTGGCTCGGTTCGACTGCGACTTGAGTCAGGACTACGATGCTCCAAACATGCGACAGACAGAGCACTGGTGGCCACCGGAATACTATTACAAAAGTGGATTGGGTGAGGCGATGCGTCGAGAAAGGGAGCAAATGGCCAGGGAAGATCTGAAAAAGACCTGA
- a CDS encoding sulfatase-like hydrolase/transferase — MSKPNLLIIHTDEHNFRTLGCYRDLMTEDQAFVWGPGVKVDTPHIDSLARDGAICDSYYSSSPVCSPSRASFVSGLYPIATDVYKNDIPLKEGLITFAEVLKNQGYATSYLGKWHLGGEAKPGFEPEHKFGFEDNRYMWNRGHWKKLGLKEDGTPYVAARNNRGGPASRVDGADEKSFTTDWLTTRTLEIIERDQNQPFCIMVSIPDPHGPNTVRAPYDTMYKDMVFQNPRTMDFPVEKMPKWHRFGDRNTARELNQRQMQRYFGMVKCIDDNVGRILADLEAGGLDQNTIVIFTADHGDLMGEHRRHNKGMPYEGSAKIPFVIRWPGKIAPGKVVNTAYTTVDFGPTILGIMGIEEEIPNAHGLNDAAAFLGDEKVVDDDRIVYMTTSTSQTIMAVNRRYKLVLSQVDDPWLYDLHKDPDELVNVYSDPEYKEIAENFKAELIAQMARYNEPALRKGRLIY; from the coding sequence ATGAGTAAACCGAATCTGCTGATTATTCACACCGATGAACACAATTTTCGCACGTTGGGTTGTTATCGCGATTTGATGACGGAAGATCAGGCTTTTGTCTGGGGGCCGGGTGTTAAAGTAGATACGCCTCATATTGATTCGCTCGCCCGGGACGGCGCTATTTGCGACAGTTATTATTCGTCGTCGCCTGTTTGCTCGCCTTCGCGTGCATCTTTTGTTTCCGGTCTTTATCCGATTGCCACCGATGTGTATAAAAACGATATCCCCCTGAAAGAGGGGTTGATCACTTTTGCCGAGGTGCTCAAAAATCAGGGCTATGCCACCTCATATCTCGGCAAGTGGCATCTGGGTGGAGAAGCCAAGCCCGGTTTTGAGCCAGAGCACAAATTCGGTTTTGAGGACAATCGGTATATGTGGAACCGCGGTCACTGGAAGAAACTCGGGCTGAAAGAGGACGGCACGCCCTATGTTGCGGCGAGGAACAACAGGGGTGGGCCTGCCAGCAGAGTAGATGGTGCCGACGAAAAATCGTTTACAACTGATTGGTTGACTACCCGCACCCTGGAAATTATTGAGCGCGATCAGAATCAACCCTTTTGCATTATGGTCTCTATACCGGATCCGCACGGGCCAAACACGGTTCGCGCGCCCTACGACACGATGTACAAAGACATGGTTTTTCAAAATCCGCGCACGATGGATTTTCCCGTGGAGAAAATGCCGAAATGGCACCGGTTTGGAGACAGGAATACGGCTCGTGAACTGAATCAGAGACAGATGCAGAGGTATTTTGGTATGGTCAAATGCATTGACGATAATGTGGGGCGCATTCTGGCAGATCTGGAAGCCGGAGGGCTGGATCAGAATACGATTGTGATTTTTACCGCCGATCATGGCGACCTGATGGGCGAACATAGACGCCACAACAAGGGGATGCCCTACGAGGGCAGTGCAAAGATTCCGTTTGTGATTCGCTGGCCTGGAAAGATCGCTCCGGGGAAAGTTGTGAATACCGCCTATACGACGGTTGATTTCGGTCCGACGATTCTGGGCATTATGGGGATTGAGGAGGAGATTCCAAATGCCCACGGGTTAAATGATGCTGCGGCATTTCTCGGTGATGAAAAGGTGGTAGATGACGATCGTATTGTCTATATGACTACTTCAACATCGCAGACCATTATGGCCGTTAACCGACGTTATAAACTGGTTCTCTCACAGGTTGATGATCCCTGGTTGTACGATCTGCATAAGGACCCGGATGAGCTGGTCAATGTATATTCCGATCCCGAATACAAAGAGATTGCGGAGAACTTTAAAGCTGAGTTGATTGCCCAGATGGCGCGCTACAATGAGCCTGCATTACGCAAAGGCCGGCTGATTTATTAA
- a CDS encoding phytanoyl-CoA dioxygenase family protein: MMTDQEKYLFDLNGYLVVEDVLTPEQVHAMNEAIDHNREYIRIRNHDSLSGAADRHGGKASDALAGEHGRGDMKGFLNWPKPWCEPFRDLLIHPGILRYMVDFLGDDFRYSNANGITMTAGNEGHVFHGGGAPMRHHSFYRFQDGRMWNGLTAVCYQLADVNPGDGGFACLPGSHKSNYSCPREIRRLEAAMDNVRHIPVRAGSAIIFTEALMHGALPWKASHERRTLLYRYIPACMAYGRKYEPDEYESFADELSPLHRALIEPPYYSGRQSIAELLEAEDEPEPSETQVNHG, from the coding sequence ATGATGACAGATCAGGAAAAGTACCTGTTCGATCTGAATGGCTATCTGGTCGTGGAAGATGTGCTGACGCCCGAACAGGTGCATGCGATGAACGAAGCGATCGATCACAATCGCGAGTATATCCGCATTCGCAATCATGACAGTCTGTCCGGAGCGGCTGACCGTCACGGCGGGAAGGCCTCGGACGCCCTGGCTGGCGAACACGGTCGAGGGGATATGAAGGGTTTTCTGAACTGGCCGAAGCCGTGGTGCGAGCCGTTTCGGGACTTGCTGATTCATCCCGGGATTCTGCGCTATATGGTTGACTTTCTGGGTGATGATTTTCGGTATTCGAATGCCAATGGAATTACGATGACGGCAGGCAATGAAGGCCACGTCTTCCACGGAGGCGGGGCCCCCATGCGGCATCACTCCTTCTACCGGTTTCAGGATGGCAGGATGTGGAATGGTCTCACAGCAGTGTGCTATCAGCTCGCCGATGTAAATCCGGGTGATGGCGGATTTGCGTGCCTTCCAGGAAGCCATAAGTCCAACTATTCCTGTCCAAGAGAAATCCGTCGCCTGGAAGCCGCGATGGATAACGTACGTCATATTCCGGTCAGGGCGGGATCTGCGATTATCTTCACCGAAGCACTGATGCACGGTGCCCTGCCCTGGAAGGCTTCACACGAGCGACGCACGCTTCTTTACCGCTATATTCCGGCATGTATGGCCTATGGAAGAAAGTATGAGCCGGACGAATATGAGTCCTTCGCAGATGAACTTTCACCACTCCACCGTGCCCTTATCGAGCCGCCCTATTACAGCGGGCGCCAAAGCATTGCGGAATTGCTCGAAGCAGAGGATGAACCGGAGCCTTCCGAGACGCAGGTGAATCATGGTTGA
- a CDS encoding phytanoyl-CoA dioxygenase family protein — protein sequence MTSTPTEWEDYLFDLQGYLVLKDVVSPELIAEINETVDHWVRLHEAGHKWIGHVRGSDPEPVKGPDIKFANIIEGGPAFEALIDNSNWLEYVKRYVDNDGLYIWANHLSVSRKGSYVPVHSGGHNKSYRTSFRYHNDNFYCGNFNVLLALNDIGPGDGGTMIVPGSHKCNVVNPLVFEQENGRHKNVVEQTKLTPYLKEMHLNAGDAVIFTDACTHGASVRTNDGERRILIYRYTAFWMKNATGFEPSEELLARLTPERRKIVRPVVPIRPPVQSVTA from the coding sequence ATGACTTCTACACCTACTGAATGGGAGGACTATCTTTTTGATCTCCAAGGATATCTCGTTCTGAAGGATGTTGTTTCTCCAGAGTTGATTGCGGAGATTAATGAGACGGTCGATCACTGGGTTCGTTTACACGAGGCTGGACACAAATGGATCGGCCATGTTCGCGGTAGCGATCCCGAACCCGTAAAGGGCCCCGATATCAAGTTTGCCAATATTATTGAGGGTGGACCAGCTTTTGAGGCGTTGATCGATAATTCCAACTGGCTCGAGTACGTGAAGCGCTATGTCGATAATGATGGGTTATACATCTGGGCTAACCATTTGTCTGTCAGTCGGAAAGGCAGCTATGTACCTGTTCATTCTGGCGGGCACAACAAGAGTTATCGCACCAGTTTTCGCTATCATAACGATAATTTCTATTGTGGCAATTTCAATGTTTTGCTCGCGCTGAACGATATTGGTCCAGGAGATGGCGGTACTATGATTGTGCCTGGATCGCATAAATGCAATGTGGTTAATCCTCTGGTTTTTGAGCAGGAGAATGGGCGACATAAGAATGTGGTTGAGCAGACGAAACTGACGCCCTATTTAAAGGAAATGCACCTCAATGCAGGCGACGCTGTTATTTTTACCGATGCCTGTACACACGGTGCCAGTGTGCGGACCAATGACGGCGAGCGCAGGATACTGATCTATCGATATACTGCATTTTGGATGAAAAATGCTACTGGTTTTGAGCCGTCAGAAGAATTGCTCGCCAGGCTTACACCCGAGCGCAGAAAAATTGTGCGGCCCGTTGTGCCGATAAGACCGCCTGTTCAATCTGTGACTGCATGA
- a CDS encoding sulfatase → MTSPNIVFIIISDMGWRDVGFLGCKTHETPNIDRLAHGGMIFPQTYSCGPNCAPSRASIMSGMYTPRHEIYTPGGASKGDVRLMKLITPARDADLEHFPSNHPIALKPDVTCIPQVLKSTGYTCGAIGKWQLGNDPEAGPISKGFDHNVGGHQRMGRHFSPYKNPAMRDGPEGEYLTDRLTDEAVQFIQDNRDGPFFLYLAHWALHAPILAKADKIAAYEKAEHPNPPYGAMVESVDESVGRVMQTLDDLCLADNTLVIFSADHGGIAKYTNMDPLRGGKGALYEGGIRVSTCMRWPGVIPAGTTCDVPIYGIDFMPTLTEVTSGTLPEHQPVDGESLVPLFSGATSLKRDTLYWHFPLYLGGSDCQNITPLRGGRAGRGTGWRTVPSGAIRKGDWKLIERFDTGSVELYNIARDIGEKNDLATRHTEKAAELLKDLKNWQRDTKAIIPNEPNPYYDMEYERTVAQQ, encoded by the coding sequence ATGACATCGCCTAATATCGTCTTTATCATCATATCAGACATGGGATGGCGCGATGTTGGCTTTCTGGGTTGTAAGACGCATGAGACGCCGAATATTGATCGCCTTGCTCACGGTGGCATGATTTTTCCGCAGACGTATTCTTGTGGACCTAATTGCGCACCTTCCCGTGCCAGTATTATGTCGGGCATGTACACACCGCGTCATGAGATCTATACACCTGGTGGTGCATCTAAAGGCGATGTTCGTCTGATGAAATTGATAACGCCTGCTCGCGATGCCGATTTAGAACACTTTCCTTCTAATCATCCAATAGCCCTCAAGCCCGATGTCACTTGCATACCGCAAGTGCTCAAATCTACGGGATACACTTGTGGTGCTATCGGCAAATGGCAGCTTGGCAATGATCCTGAAGCGGGACCCATATCTAAAGGCTTTGATCACAACGTTGGTGGTCACCAGCGCATGGGACGCCATTTTAGTCCTTATAAAAATCCTGCTATGCGCGATGGTCCCGAAGGTGAGTATCTCACAGATCGGCTCACCGACGAAGCTGTTCAATTTATTCAAGACAATCGGGATGGCCCTTTTTTTCTTTATCTCGCCCACTGGGCACTGCATGCCCCCATTTTAGCCAAAGCTGATAAAATTGCCGCCTACGAGAAAGCCGAGCATCCCAACCCGCCTTATGGGGCTATGGTTGAAAGCGTTGATGAAAGCGTGGGTCGCGTGATGCAAACGCTTGACGATCTCTGCCTTGCAGACAACACGCTTGTCATCTTCTCAGCCGATCATGGTGGCATAGCCAAATACACCAATATGGATCCGTTACGCGGTGGCAAAGGCGCGCTTTACGAAGGCGGTATCCGCGTATCTACCTGCATGCGTTGGCCTGGTGTCATTCCTGCGGGCACAACATGCGATGTGCCGATCTACGGTATCGACTTTATGCCTACCCTAACTGAAGTCACCTCTGGTACACTTCCTGAGCACCAACCTGTTGATGGTGAAAGTCTGGTTCCTCTCTTTTCTGGCGCAACATCCCTTAAACGCGATACCCTGTACTGGCACTTTCCTCTGTATCTTGGAGGATCTGATTGCCAAAATATCACGCCCTTGCGGGGTGGTCGCGCGGGTCGAGGTACGGGTTGGCGTACTGTGCCTTCGGGAGCCATCCGCAAAGGCGATTGGAAACTGATTGAGCGATTTGATACCGGGAGTGTGGAACTTTACAATATTGCTCGTGATATTGGTGAAAAAAATGACCTTGCCACACGTCACACCGAAAAAGCCGCTGAACTTTTGAAGGATCTCAAAAATTGGCAACGCGATACAAAAGCCATTATTCCCAACGAACCCAATCCGTATTATGATATGGAGTACGAACGCACTGTTGCGCAACAATGA